The genomic window GCACGATGTAGGGAACGGTAAGGGGGAATACGGTGGACAGGGTGCGGTGAATGGCCGTGAACACCTCGGTGTAGTTGACGATGCTGGCGGGGCCGGCCTGGGTAACAAGGATGCCTCCAGGATTAAGGCGCGACCGCACCAGGCGGTAAAACTCTTGGGTATAGAGCAAGTAGGCCGTCCCGCCCTCGATGGGGTCGGGCAGGTCCAAGATGATGACATCATAGCACGCGGGGGACTGCTCTAAGAAGGCCAGGGCGTCGGCGAAGTGCAGGCGCAGGCGAGGGTCGTCAAAGGCTCCCTGGTGGTGCTGGGGCAGGTGCTGGCGGCACAGATGCACCACCTCCTCGTCCACATCCACCATGACCACCTGCTGGACGGTGGCGTGGCGGAGCACCTCCCGGGCGGTGGATCCCTCCCCACCCCCGCCGATGAACACCCACTGGGGGCGGGGATGGGCAACCAAGGCGGGATGCACCAAAGCCTCGTGATAGACGAACTCCTCCCCTTCTGCGGATTGGGTCTTGCCGTCCAAGACCAGCATCCGCCCGAAGGCGGGGGTCTCCAGGACCTCCACCTGCTGGTAGCGGGTGCGCCCGCTGAACAACACGCGCGAGATACTAGCCCCGTGCAGAAGGTCGGGGGTCAGCGCTTCCAAGAACCATTTGGGTCTACCGGGGAGCATAAACCTCCTAGGAGGGTGAAGCGGCGGCGCGCTGCTCCAGGCGTCCCCGCTCCAGTTCGGTGATGTCGGGCTCCTGGCAGTGGAGCCGCTCAATCACCCACTGGGCGGCCCGATGGGGGCTGAAGCGCTCCCCGCAGGTGAAGATGTCCACCGCCGCATAGCCGTACTCTGGCCAGGTGTGGATGCACAGGTGGCTTTCGGCGATGGCTACTACCCCGGTTACCCCCACGGGGTGGAACTTGTGGAAGGTCTGCCCCACGATGGTCGCCCCGGCTATCTGCGCCGCCTCCAGAAGGGTCTGCCGAATGTACGGCAGGTCATCCAGCAAGCGCGGGTCGCATCCCCGCAGTTCCAGGATGAGATGCCGTCCGAGCGCCTGCAATCACCTTCCCTCCTTTGTATGGTTCACAATTCTCCATTATACGCCGTTCCCCCAGGGGGTCTAGGGGTGTGGGGGCAATTTTCGCCGCAGGGGCCGTGGGGTAGAATAGCCCTTGAGGAGAGCGGGAGTGCCGTCTATGGGGCGCTGGCTTCTGGTGCGCCACGCTGAAAGCACCTGGAATCAGGAGCGTCGTCTGCAAGGGCAATCCGACCCTCCGCTAAGCCCGCAGGGGCAGGCTCAAGCCCAGGCCTTGCGCCAGCGCCTGAAGCGCTTTTCCATTGCCCACACCTATGCCAGCGACCTGACCCGCGCCGTCCAAACGGCCCACATTGTGTTGGAGGGGCGCTCCATCCCCCTCACCCTTACCCCTGCGTTGCGGGAGTTCGCCTTCGGCCCCTGGGAGGGCAAACTGTACGACGTTCTCACCCGGGAGGACCCCATCCGCTTCCGCCAGTTCATGACGGGTGACCCGTCCTTTGAACCCCCACCCGGTGGGGAGACGCGTCAGCAGGTGCTGCAGCGGGTGGGGGCTTTTATCGCCCACGTCAGACAACACCACCTGCAGGACGACATCCTGATTGTCTCCCACGGCGGGTGTTTGCGGGCGGTGGTGGTGGCCCTGTTGGGTTTGCCCGTGGAGACCCTGTGGCGTTTCCGTCTGGCCCCCGCCAGTATCTCCGTCATAGAGGTAGACACCCACAACGCCCGCCTGGTGGTGTGGAACGATGCATCCCATTACCTCAACGGCGACCTGCCCCGCCCGGGCGGGCCGGCCGCCTAGCAGGGCTGTGCACGGCCATGCAGACCCCCCGTCGTCTGGAGCGCACGCTCCTGGAACGCCTGGCACGCCAGGTGGGGTTGGCCGTGGTGGGGTGCACCACGGCGGATGCCTTCCCCCAGGCCCGCCAGACCGCTCTGGAGCGCCTCCAGCAGGGGTTGATGGGCACCCTCCCCTGGTACCACACTGCGCGTGTCTTGCGGGGCACTGATCCCCAGGTCCTTTTGCCGGGGGCGCGCTCTCTCATCGCTGTGGCGGTCAGTTACTGGTGGCCCCAGGAGCCTGCACCCCGCCCCCTGACGGGGCGCGTCGCCCGCTACGCCTGGGGGCTGGACTACCACAAAGCCCTCAAGGAGCGTTTGCGCACCCTGATGCACCTCCTGGAGGCCCAGGTGGGCCCCTTCCGCTGGAAGGTGTATGTGGACGATGGCCCCCTCTTGGAACGGGAGGTGGCCCGGCGCGCCGGGGTGGGCTGGTTCGGCAAGAACACCAACATCCTCACCCCCATCGGCTCCTGGGTGTTTTTGGGCGAGGCCCTAACAGACCTAGAAGTAACGCCCGACCCGCCCCTGAAGAAGACCTGCGGCCAGTGCCAGGCCTGCATGCCCGCCTGCCCCACGGGGGCCCTTATCGCCCCCTATGTCCTGGACAGCCGGCGGTGCATCGCCTACTTGACCATTGAGCACCGGGGGCCAATCCCGCGCCACCTGCGCCCCCTGATAGGCGATTGGGTGTTCGGATGCGACATTTGCCAAGAGGTGTGTCCTGTCAACCGCAAGGCGCAGCCCACCACTTTGCCCGAACTGGAGCCCCGTGCCCCCCACCAACGGGTAGACCTGCTGGAGGTTCTGTCCTTGACGGAGGAGGGGTTTCAAGAGCGCTTTCGGGGCACCAGTATCCGTCGGGCGACACGGGTGGGGCTGCAGCGCAATGCGTGCGTGGTATTGGGCAACCTGGGCGACCCGGCGGCGGTGCCGGCTTTAACCCGCGCCCTGCGGGAGGGGGAGCCATTGGTGCGGGGCCACGCCGCCTGGGCACTCGGGCGCATCGGCACCTTTGAGGCCTTGTCCGCTTTGCATAGTGCCCTGTCCACCGAGCCTGACCCCTGGGTGGGGGAGGAGATACGCATGGCCCTGCACGATGCTACACTACCCCTAAGTGTGTAACGGGGGTGTCTATGACACTTAAGGATAAGGTCGCTATCGTTACGGGGAGCAGTCGGGGGATTGGGAAGGCTATCGCATTGGCCTACGCCCGTGAGGGGGCGAAGGTGGTTGTTGTCGCCCGTTCCGAGACGGAGGGGCGCTTGCCCGGCACCATCCACCAAACGGCCCAGGAGATTCGCGCCCTGGGGGGCGAGGCCTTGCCCATCCGCTGTGATGTAACCGACGAGGAGCAGGTCAAAAGCATGGTGGCCCAGGTGATGGAGCGCTACGGGCGCATTGATGTGCTGGTTAACAACGCCGCCATTATCCTGCGCACGCCTATTGTCCAAACCGAAACCCGCCACTGGGACTTGCTGATACGGGTCAACCTGCGGGGGCCATTCCTGTGCTGTAAATATGTGCTCCCGATTCTGATGGCCCAACGCCAGGGCAACATCCTCAACATCACCTCCCGGGCGGCGGAGCGGGCTGTGCCGGGGGGGGTGCACTATGCGGTGAGCAAGGCGGGGCTGAACATGTTCACCCTGGGCCTGGCCGAGGAGGTGCGGGAGTATAACATCGCTGTCAACGCTCTGGACCCCGGCTTTATCAAGACCGAGGGGGCCGTCCTCACCCGCCCGGCCAACTTTGACTGGTCGGGGGCCGAGCCCCCCGAAGTGGTGGGGCCGGCGGCCGTGTGGCTCGCTCAGCAGACGGCCCAGACCTTCACCGGGCGCATCGTGCGGCGGTCCGAGTTTGGGAAGACCTGGCCCTAGCCTCTGTCCATCTGCTGGGCCAGAAACTCCGCCAGGTGCAGGGGGCGCACACCCGTCCCAT from Dehalococcoidia bacterium includes these protein-coding regions:
- a CDS encoding SDR family NAD(P)-dependent oxidoreductase — protein: MTLKDKVAIVTGSSRGIGKAIALAYAREGAKVVVVARSETEGRLPGTIHQTAQEIRALGGEALPIRCDVTDEEQVKSMVAQVMERYGRIDVLVNNAAIILRTPIVQTETRHWDLLIRVNLRGPFLCCKYVLPILMAQRQGNILNITSRAAERAVPGGVHYAVSKAGLNMFTLGLAEEVREYNIAVNALDPGFIKTEGAVLTRPANFDWSGAEPPEVVGPAAVWLAQQTAQTFTGRIVRRSEFGKTWP
- the speD gene encoding adenosylmethionine decarboxylase, with the protein product MQALGRHLILELRGCDPRLLDDLPYIRQTLLEAAQIAGATIVGQTFHKFHPVGVTGVVAIAESHLCIHTWPEYGYAAVDIFTCGERFSPHRAAQWVIERLHCQEPDITELERGRLEQRAAASPS
- the queG gene encoding tRNA epoxyqueuosine(34) reductase QueG, with amino-acid sequence MQTPRRLERTLLERLARQVGLAVVGCTTADAFPQARQTALERLQQGLMGTLPWYHTARVLRGTDPQVLLPGARSLIAVAVSYWWPQEPAPRPLTGRVARYAWGLDYHKALKERLRTLMHLLEAQVGPFRWKVYVDDGPLLEREVARRAGVGWFGKNTNILTPIGSWVFLGEALTDLEVTPDPPLKKTCGQCQACMPACPTGALIAPYVLDSRRCIAYLTIEHRGPIPRHLRPLIGDWVFGCDICQEVCPVNRKAQPTTLPELEPRAPHQRVDLLEVLSLTEEGFQERFRGTSIRRATRVGLQRNACVVLGNLGDPAAVPALTRALREGEPLVRGHAAWALGRIGTFEALSALHSALSTEPDPWVGEEIRMALHDATLPLSV
- a CDS encoding histidine phosphatase family protein, with product MGRWLLVRHAESTWNQERRLQGQSDPPLSPQGQAQAQALRQRLKRFSIAHTYASDLTRAVQTAHIVLEGRSIPLTLTPALREFAFGPWEGKLYDVLTREDPIRFRQFMTGDPSFEPPPGGETRQQVLQRVGAFIAHVRQHHLQDDILIVSHGGCLRAVVVALLGLPVETLWRFRLAPASISVIEVDTHNARLVVWNDASHYLNGDLPRPGGPAA
- the speE gene encoding polyamine aminopropyltransferase, translated to MLPGRPKWFLEALTPDLLHGASISRVLFSGRTRYQQVEVLETPAFGRMLVLDGKTQSAEGEEFVYHEALVHPALVAHPRPQWVFIGGGGEGSTAREVLRHATVQQVVMVDVDEEVVHLCRQHLPQHHQGAFDDPRLRLHFADALAFLEQSPACYDVIILDLPDPIEGGTAYLLYTQEFYRLVRSRLNPGGILVTQAGPASIVNYTEVFTAIHRTLSTVFPLTVPYIVPMQSFGEAWGFVLASTGPDPRALTPLAVDTTLAQREVQGLRFYDGTIHPALFALPKYLRQALAEEQRIITKDKPLFVF